From Microcystis aeruginosa NIES-2549, a single genomic window includes:
- a CDS encoding YciI family protein: MPKFVVWGNYCENVLEKRAPYRQAHLEGLNQQKERGILVTIGPTADLSQVFGIYQAASESEVRELIEADPYWQNGIWTEYQVKEWIQAI, from the coding sequence ATGCCGAAATTTGTTGTCTGGGGTAATTATTGTGAAAACGTGCTGGAAAAACGCGCACCCTATCGTCAAGCACATCTAGAGGGATTAAATCAACAGAAAGAACGGGGAATTCTCGTTACTATCGGACCAACGGCAGATTTAAGCCAAGTTTTCGGAATTTATCAGGCAGCCAGCGAGTCAGAAGTGCGAGAATTAATCGAAGCGGATCCCTACTGGCAAAATGGTATCTGGACAGAATACCAAGTCAAAGAATGGATTCAAGCCATTTAA